The following is a genomic window from Paenibacillus sp. FSL R5-0766.
CTCTATAATTGTGCAATTAAGTCATTCCGCGACAGCATGGTCAAAGGATAAATGACACGGCGCTGCGAGATCAACAAGCTGATCGTCGAATCGAATCCGGCAATTAAACCTTCATCCAGACTACGTTCAGCCTGTTCGCGAATGTGATCCACTCCCGGGAAATCTCGTCCCGGTTCAATGTAATCGGCAAGACATACCACTTTGTCCAGCAAGCTCATTCCTACCCGACCCGAGGTATGCCACCGGATGGCATTAATAACTTCGGAATCTTCCACACCGTAATCACGCTTGGCTACAAAAGCACCGACTTCGGAATGCCAGAGCTGCTTGTCATGTTGCAGAAGTTCCTGGTTTAATCCGTTATCACGGATGACCGCTTCCATCTCCGCTACGGGCCAGTACTTCGCCACATCATGCAATATCGCTGCCAGATCTGCTTTCACAGGATCAGCACCGTATTTTTCAGCCAACATCACTGACGATTCCATTACACCCAGTGTATGCTTCCAGCGTTTTTCCGGCATTTGTCCGGATACGGCTTGAATCAGTTCATCACGGCTTAGTGCCATATAAACCGCTCCTTACAATGTATTGGTGCACTTCATCAGGAATCATGAAGCGTACCGAATGACCTTTGGCCAGACGTCTGCGTACGGCTGTCGATGAAATATCGACCAAGGGCATCTCGGCCAGCAGGACCCGATCCTGTAACTCGTCTGGTAAATCATCCAGATGTAACTGGAAGCCCGGCCGACCAACTCCGATAAAGGTTAAGCGTTCTGCAAGCTCTTCAATCTGCTCCCATTTGGGGAGATAGTTCACCATATCCGCCCCGATAATGAAATAAAATTCATGTTCAGGATGGCGACGCCACAGTTCCTTCATCGTATCGATGGTATAAGACACTCCGCCCAATTCCATCTCGATACCCAGCA
Proteins encoded in this region:
- a CDS encoding nicotinate-nucleotide adenylyltransferase — its product is MKIGIMGGTFDPIHMGHLLAAEAARDSHALDEIWFMPSHVPPHKRGAGASGQQRLDMTEAAVKGVQQYEVLGIEMELGGVSYTIDTMKELWRRHPEHEFYFIIGADMVNYLPKWEQIEELAERLTFIGVGRPGFQLHLDDLPDELQDRVLLAEMPLVDISSTAVRRRLAKGHSVRFMIPDEVHQYIVRSGLYGTKP
- the yqeK gene encoding bis(5'-nucleosyl)-tetraphosphatase (symmetrical) YqeK; translation: MALSRDELIQAVSGQMPEKRWKHTLGVMESSVMLAEKYGADPVKADLAAILHDVAKYWPVAEMEAVIRDNGLNQELLQHDKQLWHSEVGAFVAKRDYGVEDSEVINAIRWHTSGRVGMSLLDKVVCLADYIEPGRDFPGVDHIREQAERSLDEGLIAGFDSTISLLISQRRVIYPLTMLSRNDLIAQL